A region from the Triplophysa rosa linkage group LG4, Trosa_1v2, whole genome shotgun sequence genome encodes:
- the urp2 gene encoding urotensin II-related peptide, whose translation MNKVLTAVALLTLAPGFFAAPLVPGQPDASEDPTDGDNKKPPDPWKTVTDEEEMTARSTQILDKLLKTGSMMTFPDGDGKRDFHLEIMKATSSPHVRDTGVNNPLKTFPSRQQENPAASTAGDGSEDSPPQTEDDSLFRSSAVMNSNERDEDSTAAKGGRGTQGELVKMLSALEELMNSTLSHRITIMPRGNGNGRNPGKKNKLVMTEGNLKATTATTIVSGATSAKASTDHTDPKLNGKGFKKNLSSASKKPNKRVCFWKYCSQN comes from the exons ATGAATAAGGTATTGACCGCTGTTGCTCTGTTAACTCTCGCTCCGGGTTTCTTCGCTGCTCCATTGGTGCCTGGTCAACCAGATGCTTCTGAAGACCCAACTGATGGAG ACAATAAGAAACCTCCAGATCCCTGGAAAACCGTCACGGACGAAGAAGAAATGACAGCACGATCGACACAGATTCTTGATAAGCTTCTGAAGACCGGATCCATGATGACATTTCCGGATGGAGATGGAAAGAGAGATTTCCACTTAGAAATAATGAAAGCGACAAGCAGCCCACATGTCAGAGACACAGGTGTCAATAACCCATTAAAGACATTTCCAAGCCGACAACAGGAGAATCCTGCAGCATCCACCGCTGGTGATGGATCTGAAGATTCTCCGCCACAGACAGAAGACGACAGTTTGTTCAGGTCGTCTGCGGTGATGAATTCAAATGAGCGAGACGAGGATTCAACAGCAGCCAAGGGAGGTCGTGGTACCCAAGGGGAGCTTGTGAAGATGTTGAGTGCGCTTGAAGAGTTAATGAACAGCACGCTGAGCCATCGGATAACCATCATGCCAAGAG GCAACGGCAATGGTCGCAATCCTGGGAAGAAGAATAAACTG GTAATGACCGAAGGAAATCTCAAAGCGACCACAGCGACCACCATAGTCAGCGGTGCGACTTCAGCGAAAGCCAGCACGGACCACACGGATCCCAAACTTAATGGgaaaggctttaaaaaaaacctttcatCAGCTTCAAAGAAACCCAACAAGAGAG